In Mustelus asterias chromosome 30, sMusAst1.hap1.1, whole genome shotgun sequence, a genomic segment contains:
- the LOC144481051 gene encoding uncharacterized protein LOC144481051: MEKPWKCVECGKGFGFPSQLEVHRRSHTGERPFTCSVCGKGFTHSYNLLTHRRVHTGERPFTCPVCGKGFTRSSHIVTHQLVHTDERMFTCSDCEKSFKCKKDLLTHQRIHTGERPFTCSVWERIHSVIPPADTSTCSL, from the coding sequence atggagaaaccgtggaaatgtgtggagtgcgggaaaggattcggtttcccatcacaactggaagttcatcggcgcagtcacactggggagagaccgttcacctgctctgtttgtgggaagggattcacccattcatacaaccttctgactcaccgacgggttcacactggggagaggccgttcacctgccctgtgtgtgggaagggattcactcgctcatcccacattgtgacacaccaacttgttcacacagatgagagaatgtttacatgttctgactgtgagaagagttttaaatgcaaaaaagatctgctgacgcaccaacgtattcacactggggagagaccattcacctgctctgtgtgggaaaggattcattcagtcatcccacctgcagacacatcaacttgttcactctga